The Haloarcula rubripromontorii region GTTCCTGCATGCGGTCCAGCGACCGCTCGATGGCTTCGAGGTGCTCTGCCGACGGGTCTTCTTTTGCGAGCCGTAGCCGCCCCCGTGCCACGTCCAGCGGGTTCCGGAGGTCGTGGGAGACGATGCTGGCGAACTCGTCGAGGCGCTCCTTCTGGCGCTCGACGTGGGCCTTGTACTCGGCGCGTTCGGTGATGTCGGTGGCGACGCCACAGAGTCCGGTGACGTTCCCCTCGGCGTCGTATATCGGGTTCTTGAGCGTGAGGAAGGTCCGCGTCCCGTGGGGCGTCGGGACCTCCTCCTCCCGCTCGATGGACTCGCCGGTCTCGATTACCTCCCGGTCGTCGGCGCGTATCTGCCGGGCGATTTCGTCCGGAAACAGTTCCGCGTCGGTCTTCCCGACCACGTCCATGGCCCCGTCGACGAGCACCTCGCGGAACCGCTCGTTTATCCGCTGGTACCGCCCGTCGCTGTCTTTCAGGAACACGAGCGCGGTCGTGGTTTCGAGAATCGTCTGGAGCTGTCGGTTCGTCCTGGCAAGCACCTCCTCGCGCTCCTTGCGGGCCGAGATGTCCCGGCCGATGGCGGCCGTCCGTCGCTCCCCTTCGGGCGTCTCGACCCGGCCGAAGACGAACTCGTAGGGGACGGGGTCGCCTCCGTCGTCTACCAGCGGGACCCCCATCGTGGTGTCGCCCGCCCGACACGCCTCCCTGATGGTCTCGCGGTCCTCGGGCCGGAAGAACGCGACCCCGTCCATCGAGGCCAGCTCCTCGCTGTCGTAGCCCGTCGCGCGTTCGAGCGACTCGTTCCAGCGCCGGACCCGGCCGCGCTCGTCCAGCAGGAAGAACACGTCGTCGACGGCGTCGAAGATGTCGTCGGTGAACTCCTTGTACCGACTGAGCGTTCGCTCCCGCTCCCTGAGTGCCTGCGTCGCCTGTTTCTGTTCAGTGATGTCCAGCGTCGCCCCGCGGATGATGTCCGTCCGGTCGTCGGGCTGTTCCGAGATAACGCGGAGCCAGCGCTCCTCGCCCTCCCCGGTGACGATGCGGTACTCCTGTGTGAGGCCCTCGCCTTCCTCGATGAGCCGCTCCGTCTCGGCGGCGACGCGGTCGCGGTCGTCCGGGTGGACGAAACTAAGCACCTCGTCCGGGGTCATGGCGTCCCGGGGCGGTATCCCGAATATCTCGAAGAGCTGGTCGGTCCACGTCGCCTCGTAGGGCGGCTCGGCGATGTCGAGTTCCCACCCACCCACGTCCGCAATCTGCTGGGCGTGCCGGAGCAGGTCCGTCTTCCGTTCGAGCTCCGCTTCCTGTCGCTTCTGGTCGGTGATATCGACCATCGCGCCGCGGCACTTGTCGAACTCGCCGCCCTCCTCGACGGGGACGCCGATGGACCGGACCCACCGCGTCTCACCGTGCGGGGTCTCGATTCTGGCTTCGAGGTCGAACGGCTCCCCCTCGGTCAACAGCGCCGACAGGGCGTCCTCGACCCGCTCGCGGTCGTCCGGGTGGAGCAACTCCCCCGTCTGCTCGACCGGGATCTGCTCGTCGGGGTCGAGGCCGTGCAGGCGGTAGAACCCCGCCGTGGGGGTCCCCTCGTAGGGCGGGCCGTCGGAAACGTCGATTTCCCAGCCGCCGACAGAGGCGAGCTGTTCGGTCTGTGCGAGCAGGTCGCGCGTCCGTTCGAGGGTCTCGGCGCGCTCCCGTTTCGCCGTCACGTCGTGACCCGACGCGACGAGCGAGACGATGTCGCCCTCGTCGTCCCTGACCGGCCGGATGTACCCGTGGTAGCTGAACTGTGCCGGCCCGGCGGTGGTGTGGTCGATGTCCACTTCGACGTACTCGCCGTCGGCAGCGCGCTCGACCCACTCCTCGACTTCGGTCGAGTGGCCCTCGGGCCACCACGACAGTTCCCAGAAAGGCTGTCCGACGACCGCCTCGCGCGGTGCGTCGACCGCCTCGAGCGCCGTCTGGTTCGCCTTGCGGACCGTCCCGTCTGGATTGAGGACGCCGACCAGCGTCTGTGGGTCCTCGAAGACGGCCTCGAACCGCCGTTCGCTCCGCTCGCGCTCCCGGCGGGCGCGCCGCCGCTCGACGGCGTTCCGGACGCGGTTCGCCAGAATCGTGTACTGTTCCGTGCCCCCGTCTTTCTGCAGGTAGTCCGTGACGCCCGCCGTGATGGCCTCGCTGGCGACGGCCTCGCTGCCCTTCCCGGTGAAGAGAACGAACGGCAGGTCCGGATAGCGGTCCCGGACGGCGTCGAAAAGCTCCAGACCGTTTCGCTCGGGCATCTCGTAATCGCTGACGACGCAGTCGATGCTGTCGTCGAGACGGTCCAGACCGTCGTCGGGGCTCGTCGCCGTCACGACCGTGAGGTCGTCAGCCACCCGTTCGAGATACTCGGCCGTCATCTCGGCGAACCCCGCTGCGTCGTCGACGTGGAGCACACGGATGTTGTCGGCCATTACCGCACACAACGTTCCCCGGAATCATATTTGCTTGCCAACACGATGCCGCTCGACCGCACCGGAGCGTCCTGTCACGCGGCGACCGGCGGTCACAGCCACCGTTCCGCGACGCGGGCGTCGGCGAGCGTGTTGACGTTGACCGCGACCCGTCGGTCCCGCGTGAGCCAGGCGTCGTCGGGGCCGTCGCCGACGACGTTGACGCCCGTCGGCGCGACCTCCCGGCCACCGTCTTCGAACGTCGTGTCGTCGCTCACGCCGAGCCCGCGTTTCAGCGAGGCCGGGACCAGGACCGTCAGCGAGCCGCCGTCGTGTGCGTTGAGTACGCGGTCAACGATTTCGCCGTCGAGCAGCGGCAGGTCCGCGGCGACGGTCAGGGCCGGCCGCGAGAGCCGGTCGTCGGCCAGCGCCGCGTCGAGGTCCGCGACGTACCCCTCGCCCGGCGTCTCGATACAGGGGACGTCGAGATGAGCCTGCGTGTCCGGCGCGTTCGGCGACGTCGCGGCGACGATTCGTCCGACCGAACTCTCCCGGAGCGCACCGACGACCCGGTCGACCATCGGGACGCCGCCGACCCGGAAGAGCGGCTTCTCGGTCTCGGCGTCGAGCCGCGTCCCGCGCCCGCCACACATCACGAGAGCGTCCACGCGAGCACCCCCCAGTCCCCGAGCGGCGTGCCGAACAGTGACCACGCGGCGACGCCGACGTGGAGGGCGACGGCGCGCGTGAGTTCGTTGGCCGCCCCGAAGGCGTCGCCGCCGATACCACCCAGTCGGCGGTCGGCCCACCCCGAGAGGGCGACGGCGAGTAGCGGGCCGGTGAGCACCGCGACAGCGGTCGCCGGAACGGCGACGGCGGCGACCGGGAGCGTGACGGCGAGCGAGGCGAGAAGCCGGCGGGGGTCGTTCCCGTCAATCACCGCTGACCCGAACCCGTCGTGGCTCGGCCGGCCGACGCAGGCCAGCGTCGCCATCGAGAGCTTCGCCCCCACCTCGGCGGAAAGGACCAGCGCGACGGCGACCAGCGGCGGGAGCCCGGCCGCCGCCAGCGCGGCCAGCGCGAGCGCCAGTAGGACCGTCCCCAGCGCGAGGACGGCCCCGACGCCGACAGTCGTGTCCCGCATCACGTCGCGGCGCTCCGCCGGGTCGCCGTGGACGACGGCGGCGTCCCCGAGGTCCGCGAGCCCGTCGGCGTGGTTGACGCCGGTGACGAGGACGACGCTCCCGAGATACGCCGCGGCGATTACCGGGGCCGGGAGCAGGCCGGTGGCGAGGAACGGGACCGCGACGAGGCCGCCGACGACGTAGCCCGCCAGCGGGAACGCCGCCGGCGTCCCGACGAAGGCGTCCCACGCTCGTTCGGTGTGGCCCACCGGAAGCCGCGAGAGGAATCCCAGCGCCCCCCGGACCGCGGTCAGAACCACGCGTACACCCCCAGCCCGGCAAGCAGGTACGCCGCCGCTCCGGCGACGCCGATTCGGGTCACGCTGCGCCGGGCCGTCGCCACGTCGGGGAGCCTCCCAGCGGGGTTCAGCACGTACACGCCCGGCTTTTCGAGTCGAACGCCAAGCGCCGCGGCGGTGGTCCCCATCGGCCACCCGGAGTTCGGCGAGGGGACGCCGTCCAGCCAGGCCCGGGCGCGGGCCACCGACCGCGGCGACCCGCAGGCGAGCGCGAGCAGGAGCGCGCTCACTCGGGCCGGGAGCCACATCGCGGCGTCGTCGAGCCGCGCCGCGGGCGTTCCGACCCGCTTCGACCGGTAGCCCAGCATCGAGTCCATCGTGTTGACGGCCTTGACCCACGCCGCCGCGCCAGCGGCGACGGGAAGCGACGGCAGGCCCAGGCCCCCGGCGACGAGTCCGCCTAGGACGAACGCGGCGAGCGACGCGACGAGGCCGTCGGCGAGGTTCTCCGACGCGCTCTCGACGGCGGCGCTGCGGACCTCGCCCGCGGAGAGTGCGCTGGCGTCGCGGCCAGCGAGGGCAAGCAACCCCTCACGAGCGGTCGGGAGGTCGCCCTCGGTGTCCGCGATAACGCCACGGGCGGTCGAGAGGAGACTGCGAAGGCTCGTGGTCAGAAACAGCACGAGGCCGGCGAGCGCGACGGCCGCTAGCGGCCCGATGCTCCCGGCGAGCGCGACGCTACCGCCGACGATAGCGGCGGCTCCGAGCGGCAACGCCACTGCGGCCAGCCCCCCGACCGCCAGCGGGTGGTCCCACTCGCGGTCGACGGTCCAGACGACTCGCCCGAACCACGCGACGGGGTGAATCCGGGTCGGCGGCTCGCCGACGGCGAGTTCCAGCCCGGCGGCGACGGCCACGGCCAGCGCGCTCAGCACAGGTCGCCCTCCCGTAGCTGCTGGGCTATCGCCGGCAGCGAGCGGTCCTCCAGCAGTACCGACTGCGCGCCCGCACGGCCCGCGCCGCCGTCCGTCCGGGCGTCGTCGCCGACGTGGACGAGGTCGGCGAGCGCCACGCCGAGCGCGTCGGCGGTCTCCTCGAAGATGGTCGGGTGGGGCTTCCGCCAGCCGCAGTCGACGCTGGCGACAACGGCGTCGAAGGAGTGCCCGCTCTGAGTCTCGATGTCAGCCCGTGCGATTGTTCGCTCGACCAGCCCCGGGACGCTGCAGTTCGAACAGACGGCGACCGGCCCCCGCCGCGCTGCGGCGTCCACCGCCTCGATGGCCCCGTTGCGGACCGCTACCGGGCTGTCGAACGCGTCGAGGACGGCATCGGTCGCCGTCTCCGCGGCGACCTCGACCCCGCGGCTGGCGAGCGCCAGCCGAACGTGCTCGTCCAGCGGGGCTTCCCGGCCGCGGTCGTACTCCCGGTGGGCCGAGCGGTAGGCGTCTTCCCAGTCGTCCGGGACCCGGACCGACCGGGCTGTAAGCGACTCCGCGACGGCGTCCCACGGCTCCGACGGCCGGTCCGCCGTCACGAGCGTCCCGAACAGGTCGAACGAGAGTGCCACACCTGTGTGGTTAGTGCAAGCTCACTTGAACGGTGGGGATGGGGTCAGAGAGCGTCCGTGCGATGCGGTACTGCTGTCGGGGCGTTTTGGTGTTCAGGATCCAGCCGCCCCAGCCGAACCCGGCTGTAGCGCGACAGTCACGACGGAGCTGGCTTGCGTCATTCCAAACCGTTTATACCCAAACAGGGGTAATCCGGCGGTATGGCAAGAGAGCAGACCGAAGTTCGAGAGCTCGACGAAGGAAGCTACGTCATGATTGAGGACACGCCGTGTAAGATCAACTCCTACAGCACGGCCAAGCCGGGCAAGCACGGCAGCGCCAAGGCTCGAATCGACGCCAAGGGCGTCTTCGACGGCAAGAAGCGCTCGCTGTCCCAGCCTGTCGACGCGAAGGTCTGGGTCCCGATTGTCAACCGGAAGCAGGGGCAGGTCGTCTCCACGGACGGCAACGACGCGCAGGTGATGGACCTCGACACCTACGACACGTTCACGATGCGTGTCCCCGAAGACATCGACCTCCAGCCTGACGACGAGATCGAGTACCTCCAGTACGAAGAGCAGCGCAAGATCACACGCTCGTAACGATGCTGCCCGGTGCGGGGGCCGACCGCGAGGCGGCCGACTACGCGCTCGTCGGTGCGCCGCTGGACGCCTCGACCTCGTTTCGCCCCGGCGCGCGGTTCGGGCCACGTCGCGTCCGCCAGTTCGGTCAGCAGTTCGACGATTACGACCACCGCACCGACCAGCACTTCACTGACTGTTCCGTCTACGACCACGGCGACATCGGTCCCACGGCCGACGTCGCCGAGTACCTCACCTACCTCCAGGGA contains the following coding sequences:
- a CDS encoding PAS domain-containing protein codes for the protein MADNIRVLHVDDAAGFAEMTAEYLERVADDLTVVTATSPDDGLDRLDDSIDCVVSDYEMPERNGLELFDAVRDRYPDLPFVLFTGKGSEAVASEAITAGVTDYLQKDGGTEQYTILANRVRNAVERRRARRERERSERRFEAVFEDPQTLVGVLNPDGTVRKANQTALEAVDAPREAVVGQPFWELSWWPEGHSTEVEEWVERAADGEYVEVDIDHTTAGPAQFSYHGYIRPVRDDEGDIVSLVASGHDVTAKRERAETLERTRDLLAQTEQLASVGGWEIDVSDGPPYEGTPTAGFYRLHGLDPDEQIPVEQTGELLHPDDRERVEDALSALLTEGEPFDLEARIETPHGETRWVRSIGVPVEEGGEFDKCRGAMVDITDQKRQEAELERKTDLLRHAQQIADVGGWELDIAEPPYEATWTDQLFEIFGIPPRDAMTPDEVLSFVHPDDRDRVAAETERLIEEGEGLTQEYRIVTGEGEERWLRVISEQPDDRTDIIRGATLDITEQKQATQALRERERTLSRYKEFTDDIFDAVDDVFFLLDERGRVRRWNESLERATGYDSEELASMDGVAFFRPEDRETIREACRAGDTTMGVPLVDDGGDPVPYEFVFGRVETPEGERRTAAIGRDISARKEREEVLARTNRQLQTILETTTALVFLKDSDGRYQRINERFREVLVDGAMDVVGKTDAELFPDEIARQIRADDREVIETGESIEREEEVPTPHGTRTFLTLKNPIYDAEGNVTGLCGVATDITERAEYKAHVERQKERLDEFASIVSHDLRNPLDVARGRLRLAKEDPSAEHLEAIERSLDRMQELIDDLLALARQGEAVTDVQPITVENAVEQAWRSVRTGDATLETDIEGTVMADPTRLQQLFENLVRNSVEHGSANSRSAADDSVEHGSTAPPPEPEDGDLTPDSNGSMVSGTSQTAAGGITVTVGTLDDGTGFYVEDDGSGIPDDEREKVFRSGYSTAESGTGFGLAIVREIAEAHDWAVTVAESASGGARFEFHGVDGPD
- a CDS encoding NTP transferase domain-containing protein, which produces MCGGRGTRLDAETEKPLFRVGGVPMVDRVVGALRESSVGRIVAATSPNAPDTQAHLDVPCIETPGEGYVADLDAALADDRLSRPALTVAADLPLLDGEIVDRVLNAHDGGSLTVLVPASLKRGLGVSDDTTFEDGGREVAPTGVNVVGDGPDDAWLTRDRRVAVNVNTLADARVAERWL
- the cobS gene encoding adenosylcobinamide-GDP ribazoletransferase; this translates as MVLTAVRGALGFLSRLPVGHTERAWDAFVGTPAAFPLAGYVVGGLVAVPFLATGLLPAPVIAAAYLGSVVLVTGVNHADGLADLGDAAVVHGDPAERRDVMRDTTVGVGAVLALGTVLLALALAALAAAGLPPLVAVALVLSAEVGAKLSMATLACVGRPSHDGFGSAVIDGNDPRRLLASLAVTLPVAAVAVPATAVAVLTGPLLAVALSGWADRRLGGIGGDAFGAANELTRAVALHVGVAAWSLFGTPLGDWGVLAWTLS
- a CDS encoding CobD/CbiB family cobalamin biosynthesis protein, producing the protein MLSALAVAVAAGLELAVGEPPTRIHPVAWFGRVVWTVDREWDHPLAVGGLAAVALPLGAAAIVGGSVALAGSIGPLAAVALAGLVLFLTTSLRSLLSTARGVIADTEGDLPTAREGLLALAGRDASALSAGEVRSAAVESASENLADGLVASLAAFVLGGLVAGGLGLPSLPVAAGAAAWVKAVNTMDSMLGYRSKRVGTPAARLDDAAMWLPARVSALLLALACGSPRSVARARAWLDGVPSPNSGWPMGTTAAALGVRLEKPGVYVLNPAGRLPDVATARRSVTRIGVAGAAAYLLAGLGVYAWF
- a CDS encoding HAD family hydrolase, whose protein sequence is MALSFDLFGTLVTADRPSEPWDAVAESLTARSVRVPDDWEDAYRSAHREYDRGREAPLDEHVRLALASRGVEVAAETATDAVLDAFDSPVAVRNGAIEAVDAAARRGPVAVCSNCSVPGLVERTIARADIETQSGHSFDAVVASVDCGWRKPHPTIFEETADALGVALADLVHVGDDARTDGGAGRAGAQSVLLEDRSLPAIAQQLREGDLC
- a CDS encoding translation initiation factor IF-5A translates to MAREQTEVRELDEGSYVMIEDTPCKINSYSTAKPGKHGSAKARIDAKGVFDGKKRSLSQPVDAKVWVPIVNRKQGQVVSTDGNDAQVMDLDTYDTFTMRVPEDIDLQPDDEIEYLQYEEQRKITRS